The proteins below come from a single Triticum aestivum cultivar Chinese Spring chromosome 5D, IWGSC CS RefSeq v2.1, whole genome shotgun sequence genomic window:
- the LOC123124941 gene encoding E3 ubiquitin-protein ligase ATL6: protein MGPARCASGRLWLLLLALAVADFTAAQQNQNPPPPGGQYYTNFSPSMAIVIVVLIAAFFFLGFFSVYIRHCYGDSPYSATTLPLGAAAARSRRQQRGLDPAVLETFPTMAYADVKEHKAVKGALECAVCLSEFDDDETLRLLPKCSHVFHPDCIDTWLASHVTCPVCRANLVPDGDADAPAAGDQPAELSSVHPAPQPQELPAPEAEAAHAVVIDVEESEDERIIREETDELTRIGSLKRALRSKSSRGPARFPRSHSTGHSLATRASTGAGAERFTLRLPEGVLREVVAAGKLRRTKSLVAFTAGRQGSMRRALRLGAGGGDGSSRGGRSVRLGQSGRWPSFLSRTFSAAWGSRSTRRAESDGSSKGGKPAGAGGKSVECNDQACAAGQRV from the coding sequence ATGGGGCCGGCACGCTGCGCCAGTGGCCGCCTCTGGCTCCTCCTCCTGGCGCTCGCCGTCGCAGACTTCACGGCGGCGCAGCAGAACCAGAACCCGCCCCCGCCGGGCGGGCAGTACTACACGAACTTCAGCCCGTCCATGGCCATCgtcatcgtcgtcctcatcgccgccttcttcttcctcggcttcTTCTCCGTCTACATCCGCCACTGCTACGGCGACAGCCCCTACTCGGCCACCACGCTCCCGCTCGGCGCCGCGGCCGCGCGCTCGCGGCGGCAGCAGCGCGGGCTCGACCCGGCCGTGCTCGAGACCTTCCCCACCATGGCGTACGCCGACGTCAAGGAGCACAAGGCCGTCAAGGGCGCGCTCGAGTGCGCCGTCTGCCTCAGCGAGTTCGACGACGACGAGACGCTCCGCCTCCTGCCCAAGTGCTCCCACGTCTTCCACCCGGACTGCATCGACACCTGGCTCGCGTCCCACGTGACGTGCCCGGTCTGCCGCGCCAACCTCGTCCCCGACGGCGACGCCGACGCCCCGGCCGCCGGCGATCAGCCGGCCGAGCTGTCGAGCGTCCATCCCGCCCCGCAGCCGCAGGAATTACCGGCGCCTGAGGCGGAGGCGGCGCACGCCGTCGTCATCGACgtggaggagagcgaggacgagaGGATCATACGGGAGGAGACGGACGAGCTGACGCGCATCGGCAGCCTGAAGCGCGCGCTGCGGTCCAAGTCCAGCCGCGGGCCGGCGCGCTTCCCGCGCTCGCACTCCACAGGCCACTCGCTCGCCACGCGGGCCagcaccggcgccggcgccgagaGGTTCACGCTGCGGCTGCCCGAGGGCGTGCTCCGGGAGGTGGTCGCGGCCGGCAAGCTCCGGCGGACGAAGAGCCTCGTCGCGTTCACCGCCGGCCGCCAGGGCAGCATGCGCCGTGCCCTCCGACtgggcgccggcggcggcgacgggagcagCCGCGGCGGGAGGAGCGTGCGGCTGGGCCAGTCCGGGCGGTGGCCGTCGTTCCTGTCGCGGACCTTCTCCGCGGCGTGGGGGTCGAGGTCGACACGGAGGGCCGAGTCGGACGGGTCGAGCAAGGGCGGGAAGCCGGCCGGCGCCGGCGGCAAGTCAGTGGAGTGCAACGACCAGGCGTGCGCGGCTGGGCAGCGTGTTTAG